Within Streptomyces kaniharaensis, the genomic segment GCGGCGGGTGCGCGGGCTCGGGCCCCCGCCGTACCCTGGCGCCACACAGTGGCCCCCGCAGCAGGGAGACAGCCCGATGCCAGCACTGCCAGAGTCCCTGACGACCGGTCAGCGAATCCAGCGCCTGCGAGAGGCCCGGGGCATGTCCCGCGCGGTCCTGGCCGGCCTTCTCGGCCGCTCCGAAGGCTGGCTCAAGGCGGTGGAGAAAGGCCGGCTGCTTCCGCCCCGGCTGCCCATGCTGGTCAAGATCGCCGAACACCTGCGGGTGGCCGACCTGTCCGAGCTGACCGGCTCGCTCTCCCTGCCGACCGAGCTGTTCGCCGGCCCCGAGCACCCGGCCCTCGCGGTGGTCCGCCGCGCGGTCGATTCGGCCTCGCTGGCTCCGGCACCCGGCCGGGCTCCCGACCTCGACCACGTCGCGGCCGCGCTCGCCTCCGGCTGGGCCGCCCGGGACTCCCGGGGCGACCACCGCACCGCGCTGGCCGAGCTCCTGCCCGGCCTGGTCGCCGACGTCGCCGCGGCCGCCGTCCACCCGGACGTCGCCGACCGCCGGCGGGCCCTGGTGCTGTACGCCTCGGTGCTGAACTTGGTGCAGATGTACGCCGCGTACCAGGGGGACGGCAATTTGGTGTGGCGGGTGGCCGAGCGGTCGCTGGCCACCGCGCGGGCCGCCGGCGACCCGGCCGCGACCGGACAGGCGGCCTGGTTCTTGGTGCAGGCGCTTCGGGAGTCGGGGCAGTGGGACTCCGCGCAGACGGTCACGGAGGAGACGCTGCTGATGCTCGACCCGCTGCGTTCCTCCTCGCCTGACCTGGCGGCGGCCTGGGCGGCCATGGGCTGGCATGCGGCCATCACCCACGCCCGCGCCGGGGAGTCCGGCTCGGCCTGGGGCTGGTTCGACCGCGCGGAGACGGTGGCCCGCACTCTGCCGGCCACCTGGTGGTCGTCGCCCACCTCGGCGTCGCCGACCGCGATTGCCGTGCACGGGGTGACCGTCGCGGTGGAGCTTCGGCAGGTGGGCACCGCGCTGGCCTGGGCGGACCGGCTCGACCCCCGGCAGATCCCCGCCCGCCCGCGCCGGGCCCGGCACCTGGTGGAAGTCGCCCGCGCCCATCAGCTCCGCGGCGAGCACCAGCGCACGGCCGAGCTCCTGGGCGACGCGGTGGCGGCCGCGCCCGAGACGCCCCGGTGGAACAGCGAGACGCACGCCCTGGTCCGCCAGCTCCTCGACGGCCCGGCGTCCGTACGGCCCGCCGCCCGACAGTTGGCCGGGTCGGTCGGCATCGCGGCCTAGTTCGTCATACCGGAGTGGGGGGCACAGACTGTGCCCCCCACTGCCGTTCCCGCTCCCTACGGTGCGGGGATGGCACATCTGGCACCTCAGCGCATGTCCGGTAGCGATTCGGAGGCGTACCGCCTCGCCATCCTGGCGTCTGAGCGGCTGCGGCTCTCCCTCGCTCGCCACGGCCTGGAGCTCCCCGGGGTCCGCGGCGACCACCCCTCCGGAGGCGGCGAGCCGATGGTGGAGCTCGGCCGGGTCTCCGCCACCGTGGTCCACGCCGTGGCCGAGCTCCTGGACCGCCTTCCCCTCGACGGCAGAGAGGCGGAGGCGGGGTGAGCTACCACAACGGTGAACACGCCGTTCACGAGTTCGAGCGGCACCCGCGCGACGGCGAGCGCGTCCTGGACGCGGCCACCGGGTGGGTCGGCATCATCGACGGTCAGGAAGTCCTGCGGTCCACCTGGAGCGACAAGGTCGTGGACCGCCGGGTCTGGCTCATCCCGCCCGGCGGCGGCCACCAGTGGCCGGCCGACCCTGGCCAGCTCTCCCCCGCCCCCGACGCCACCTGACGCGCCGTCAGTCGTACTGCCCCTGACCTGCACCGGGTTGGGGGCGGTTTCACTTTCTCGACCAGAAATGAGGAAGTTCGGACACGGAGCATGCCGGGGTCGGGGTGTCCCCTCGGGTGCCGGGTCGTTGGCCGGGGCATGGAAACCGTCTCCAACCCTTCGCTGCCCGCACTGCGGGGC encodes:
- a CDS encoding helix-turn-helix domain-containing protein; this encodes MPALPESLTTGQRIQRLREARGMSRAVLAGLLGRSEGWLKAVEKGRLLPPRLPMLVKIAEHLRVADLSELTGSLSLPTELFAGPEHPALAVVRRAVDSASLAPAPGRAPDLDHVAAALASGWAARDSRGDHRTALAELLPGLVADVAAAAVHPDVADRRRALVLYASVLNLVQMYAAYQGDGNLVWRVAERSLATARAAGDPAATGQAAWFLVQALRESGQWDSAQTVTEETLLMLDPLRSSSPDLAAAWAAMGWHAAITHARAGESGSAWGWFDRAETVARTLPATWWSSPTSASPTAIAVHGVTVAVELRQVGTALAWADRLDPRQIPARPRRARHLVEVARAHQLRGEHQRTAELLGDAVAAAPETPRWNSETHALVRQLLDGPASVRPAARQLAGSVGIAA